A single window of Salvia splendens isolate huo1 chromosome 8, SspV2, whole genome shotgun sequence DNA harbors:
- the LOC121745928 gene encoding protein FAR1-RELATED SEQUENCE 5-like, with the protein MEESRQGSKNFIPGDASQSTKVSVKKHGMSKGYEVYQFVEYHNHLMVADEHRNFMTADRSLDLIHQRFMEDCGRYNIGPTLTFKLLKEIMGGPENVGYAQMIFDYMRSQNESSDAFYYEIEIGSHGKLTKLFWADAISRRNYHMFGDVISFDSTYNTNRYCMIFAPFTGKDNHSRAVTFGAGLLSSEGRDSYSWLFGCFVRCMGVPPKLIITDQDWGIKLAVQQVLLQTRHRWCMWHIMVKVSDKLPKSLLGNEDFKKELNACVWSDLLEPDEFDILWNDIMERYGLEDVHWFGSMFEDREFWVSAYFQDFPIGSLLRTTSMSESENSFFKNYTKPRANLVQFINFFNCAVGDQRNANSRLNYLDYSTIPDLSTKLPIEKHASTIYTDSIFKHVQQEIWWLKSSLLKAAHGLPSEEIQPFEHLDEKQEVKKKLFSNFYRLVQKSEGIIEKKKMVEKFYGMAVPDVIDVHPPDVVRTKGSASDRVSERESAIKKANKPLRRCGKCHEVVVMIQEIVVESMRRQIEAI; encoded by the exons ATGGAAGAGAG TAGACAAGGCTCTAAGAATTTTATACCTGGTGATGCATCCCAATCAACTAAAGTGTCTGTTAAGAAGC atgGCATGAGCAAAGGGTATGAGGTTTATCAGTTTGTTGAgtatcataatcacttaatgGTTGCGGATGAGCATAGGAATTTTATGACGGCCGATCGCAGTCTGGATCTTATCCATCAGAGGTTTATGGAGGATTGTGGCAGGTATAATATTGGTCCCACTCTCACATTCAAACTTTTGAAGGAGATAATGGGTGGACCTGAAAATGTTGGAt atgctcaaatgatttttgattatATGCGTTCTCAAAACGAATCATCTGATGCCTTCTATTATGAAATTGAGATAGGATCTCATGGaaagttaactaaactcttCTGGGCTGATGCTATTTCAAGACGAAATTATCATATGTTTGGAGATGTAATTTCATTTGACTCAACATACAACACTAACAG GTATTGCATGATTTTTGCTCCATTCACTGGAAAAGATAACCATTCCAGAGCAGTTACATTTGGAGCTGGCTTGTTATCAAGTGAAGGTAGAGACTCATATTCTTGGTTGTTTGGTTGTTTTGTTCGATGTATGGGGGTACCACCCAAATTGATTATCACTGATCAAGATTGGGGGATCAAACTTGCTGTTCAACAAGTACTTTTACAAACAAGGCACCGATGGTGCATGTGGCATATTATGGTTAAGGTGTCAGATAAGTTGCCCAAATCCTTGCTTGGTAATGAAGATTTCAAAAAAGAGTTGAATGCATGTGTTTGGTCTGATTTGTTAGAGCCTGATGAGTTTGATATATTATGGAATGATATAATGGAAAGGTATGGATTAGAAGACGTGCACTGGTTTGGATCGATGTTTGAAGATAGAGAATTCTGGGTTTCTGCTTATTTTCAAGATTTTCCCATCGGGTCGCTTCTTAGGACTACATCGATGTCTGAATCAGAGAATAGCTTTTTTAAAAACTACACAAAGCCTCGTGCAAATCTTGTACAATTCATCAATTTCTTTAACTGTGCTGTGGGAGATCAAAGGAATGCCAATTCACGATTGAACTACTTAGATTACTCAACTATTCCTGATTTGTCAACCAAATTGCCTATTGAGAAGCATGCATCTACAATCTACACTGATTCTATTTTCAAACATGTACAACAGGAAATATG GTGGTTGAAGAGCTCTTTACTAAAGGCAGCCCATGGTCTACCATCTGAGGAGATACAACCATTTGAAC ATTTGGATGAAAAGCAGGAAGTTAAGAAAAAGTTGTTCTCCAACTTTTATCGATTAGTCCAAAAGTCGGAGGGAA tcattgaaaagaaaaagatggttgAGAAATTTTATGGAATGGCAGTACCTGATGTCATTGATGTACACCCTCCAGACGTTGTTAGAACCAAAGGATCAGCTAGTGACAGGGTATCAGAGAGGGAGAGTGCAATAAAGAAAGCAAATAAGCCTCTACGACGGTGTGGTAAATGTCATGAGGTGGTCgtcatgattcaagaaattgtggTAGAGTCAATGAGAAGGCAGATTGAAGCCATTTga